The Stenotrophomonas rhizophila genome has a window encoding:
- a CDS encoding MrcB family domain-containing protein translates to MTDQLPSSNAHSIRDVLGTILQTYQLARTQLPFGGENQVSELFRVLRELVEASPPVASHEHLKVVASYGKGNWATIPWLSVLDRRETSSTQRGVYVVYLFSEAGDGVYLTLAQGVTEFDTLHRKEAVRRLNQRADEARGRILHLSDVGFDFSAGIDLRSKHAKARMYEASTIASKYYRLGGIPSDSELIADLGEVLHAYDVLVSSQAKREAEPSEKLALLGTWNSIRHEVDRVRRAIESDGAWASGWTFRLRDEVRDELSKGFTLYINGGDRQVVARARVVELLCSPTSNGMANPWSELDGSGEGSSRFNDSVNGGYKTWFKLDAIELIEPFSADSLRLVEGLSTPKSLINQNAFGYVFERVVTPWEVDDSGQFAGGQNSTPEPELDLDLPWLAAETLLPDNVLNGMIDTLRGSQPQLILAGPPGTSKTWVAQRLAAYLTRGRKSAVRVVQFHPSYTYEAFIEGLRPVSGRSGVSFEVTPGVVLQVVHDMRVSGHLNDPNYPYVIIMDEANRANLPRVMGELLYLMEYRDQGISLQLSKDFKLPSNLILIATMNTADRSVRSIDAAMRRRFDIFELGPDTDVLKQYLEANNVERAQDLLDGLSRLNEHLGNHLDRHHTIGHSFFMRPDMSPVVLQEVWKRKLLPLIEEYYYDQPDGMDPLSVDQLWPNYVE, encoded by the coding sequence GTGACAGATCAACTTCCTAGTTCCAACGCTCATTCAATCCGGGATGTACTCGGTACGATTCTGCAAACGTACCAGCTAGCGCGTACCCAACTTCCCTTTGGTGGCGAAAACCAGGTCTCTGAGCTGTTCCGCGTTCTCAGGGAATTGGTGGAAGCTAGCCCACCTGTGGCCTCCCATGAGCACCTGAAGGTCGTTGCAAGTTATGGGAAAGGAAACTGGGCGACTATTCCCTGGCTTTCGGTCCTTGACCGTCGTGAAACCAGTAGTACCCAGAGAGGTGTCTACGTGGTTTACCTGTTCAGCGAGGCCGGTGACGGCGTCTACCTTACGCTGGCGCAGGGCGTTACTGAGTTCGACACCCTTCATCGGAAGGAGGCCGTTCGCAGGCTAAACCAGCGTGCGGATGAGGCGAGAGGCCGAATATTGCATCTGTCTGATGTGGGGTTCGACTTCTCCGCAGGTATTGACCTTCGTTCTAAGCACGCTAAGGCACGAATGTACGAGGCTTCCACGATTGCCTCAAAGTACTACCGCTTAGGCGGAATTCCTTCTGATTCTGAGCTCATCGCCGACCTTGGCGAGGTGCTTCACGCTTACGATGTGCTGGTTTCATCTCAGGCCAAACGGGAAGCAGAGCCTTCAGAGAAGCTCGCCCTCTTAGGTACTTGGAACTCCATACGTCACGAAGTGGATCGAGTGAGGCGCGCCATCGAATCAGACGGCGCGTGGGCGAGTGGATGGACCTTCAGGCTTCGGGACGAGGTTCGCGACGAGCTGTCGAAGGGATTCACCCTCTACATCAATGGAGGGGATCGGCAGGTGGTCGCCCGAGCGCGGGTTGTTGAGCTTCTCTGCTCCCCAACGTCTAACGGTATGGCGAATCCGTGGTCCGAGCTCGACGGAAGCGGCGAGGGTTCTAGTAGATTCAATGACAGCGTGAACGGGGGATACAAGACATGGTTCAAGCTCGATGCAATCGAGCTGATAGAGCCCTTCAGTGCAGACTCACTCCGCCTAGTCGAGGGTCTATCCACCCCCAAGAGCTTGATAAACCAAAATGCTTTTGGGTATGTCTTCGAGCGAGTGGTCACGCCTTGGGAGGTCGATGACAGTGGCCAGTTCGCTGGTGGACAGAACAGCACGCCGGAGCCAGAGCTAGATCTGGATCTGCCTTGGCTAGCAGCCGAGACCCTCCTGCCTGATAACGTGCTCAACGGGATGATTGATACCCTCCGTGGAAGTCAGCCGCAGCTGATACTCGCCGGGCCGCCAGGGACCAGCAAGACATGGGTAGCACAGCGCCTCGCCGCCTATCTGACGAGAGGGCGAAAGTCTGCCGTCCGTGTTGTTCAGTTCCACCCGAGCTATACCTATGAGGCCTTCATCGAAGGGCTTAGACCGGTGTCGGGTCGCTCGGGTGTTTCGTTTGAGGTGACACCGGGCGTCGTCCTGCAAGTTGTCCACGACATGCGTGTATCAGGTCATCTGAATGATCCGAACTACCCATACGTGATCATCATGGATGAAGCCAACCGGGCGAACCTTCCTCGGGTAATGGGCGAGCTGCTCTATCTGATGGAGTACCGAGATCAAGGAATCAGCCTGCAGCTTTCAAAGGACTTCAAGCTTCCCTCAAATCTGATCTTAATCGCAACAATGAACACTGCGGACCGCAGCGTGCGCTCGATTGACGCCGCGATGCGCCGCCGTTTCGATATTTTCGAACTTGGTCCAGACACCGATGTCCTGAAGCAGTACCTGGAAGCGAACAACGTCGAGCGCGCCCAAGACCTGCTGGACGGGCTTTCCCGTCTGAATGAGCACCTTGGCAATCACTTGGATAGGCATCATACGATTGGGCATTCCTTCTTCATGCGGCCCGATATGTCGCCCGTCGTCCTTCAGGAGGTGTGGAAACGAAAGCTGTTGCCTCTCATCGAGGAGTATTACTACGACCAGCCAGATGGGATGGATCCATTGAGCGTGGACCAGCTTTGGCCCAACTATGTTGAATGA
- a CDS encoding McrC family protein → MLNELIFEENREAVVRLSVRQLSALEEVGRRMAGRADWWGSERNAKQTGAVGDAASVIGIRRRLDGGQSVVFRNVAGSLRIGDLKLQIRPKIPLAHFFYLMSRSDVAPRVDSASIDIDSSHELQELIIAWLVDEAERVIRLGLHRDYSDYAEELAEVRGSIHPIPTALANLSGRAAVFCEYSDLDEDAAINRLIKAACGEAASDARIGSLVRQRARRLVTVMAQVGPLRRSDSRFQPTRLHSRYSRVLPLAKLVLAGKGASITAGDLAGRGFLIPTPGLIESGLRNVIAGALAPRDVRKRGLRLVEGGISLNPDLLIEGGQAVGDIKYRHFGGDWDRASLNQIVTFATGFGAKSGFIVGFGRGPHARMSVQARVGDVAVRKFAWDASSDAHPEQSANLLAEEVRTWLK, encoded by the coding sequence ATGTTGAATGAGCTGATCTTTGAAGAGAACCGCGAAGCTGTTGTTCGCTTGTCTGTGAGACAGCTCAGTGCGCTGGAAGAAGTAGGTAGAAGAATGGCAGGCCGCGCCGACTGGTGGGGCTCGGAACGCAATGCAAAGCAGACGGGGGCTGTAGGGGATGCTGCATCGGTCATCGGAATCAGGCGCCGGTTGGATGGCGGACAATCTGTAGTCTTCCGGAACGTTGCGGGGTCGCTGCGCATCGGAGATCTAAAGCTGCAGATCAGGCCCAAGATTCCGTTGGCTCATTTCTTCTACTTGATGAGCAGGTCTGATGTCGCGCCAAGGGTCGATAGCGCATCGATTGACATTGATAGCTCGCACGAACTTCAGGAACTGATCATCGCTTGGCTGGTTGATGAGGCTGAGCGTGTCATTCGACTCGGCCTCCATCGGGATTACAGCGATTACGCCGAGGAGTTAGCAGAGGTACGCGGAAGCATTCATCCCATTCCTACGGCGCTAGCGAATCTAAGCGGGCGCGCAGCCGTTTTTTGCGAATATTCTGACCTTGATGAGGACGCGGCGATCAATCGGTTGATCAAGGCCGCATGTGGTGAGGCTGCATCAGACGCAAGAATTGGCTCGCTCGTCAGGCAGCGTGCCAGGCGCCTAGTTACAGTAATGGCGCAGGTAGGTCCGCTGCGACGTTCCGACAGCCGCTTTCAGCCGACACGCCTTCATTCCCGGTACTCGAGAGTGCTTCCGCTCGCGAAGCTCGTCCTGGCAGGCAAGGGTGCGTCCATCACTGCGGGCGATCTCGCCGGCAGAGGGTTTCTTATTCCCACACCAGGACTAATTGAAAGCGGGCTGCGCAACGTCATCGCCGGAGCTCTTGCCCCACGGGATGTGAGAAAGCGTGGCCTCAGGCTGGTTGAAGGGGGCATCAGCCTTAACCCAGATCTCCTGATTGAGGGAGGACAAGCTGTCGGTGACATCAAATACAGGCACTTTGGTGGCGATTGGGACCGCGCAAGTCTCAACCAGATCGTGACGTTTGCGACGGGTTTCGGTGCGAAGAGTGGGTTCATCGTAGGGTTCGGAAGAGGCCCCCATGCTCGGATGTCGGTACAAGCCAGGGTCGGCGATGTTGCCGTCCGAAAGTTCGCTTGGGATGCATCGAGTGACGCGCATCCAGAGCAAAGCGCCAACTTGCTGGCTGAAGAAGTGAGAACTTGGCTAAAGTGA
- a CDS encoding SymE family type I addiction module toxin, with amino-acid sequence MQTHWDDTSFDELPSRRRARQAHLAGTAKPAPCSPPPEFQEELKVPYLKIRGRWLRQMGFNVGRKLQIEACAGVITIKLLGPPAVEDPRVPRFVERTIYHGEINSESGQFLPEDVIQ; translated from the coding sequence ATGCAAACGCACTGGGACGACACGTCCTTCGATGAACTGCCCTCACGCCGGCGCGCTCGCCAGGCGCATCTGGCCGGCACCGCTAAGCCTGCACCGTGCTCACCGCCCCCGGAATTCCAGGAGGAGCTGAAGGTTCCCTACCTGAAGATCCGCGGCCGCTGGCTGCGGCAGATGGGCTTCAACGTGGGCCGCAAGCTGCAGATCGAGGCCTGCGCAGGGGTGATCACCATCAAGCTGCTGGGGCCACCGGCGGTGGAAGATCCACGGGTGCCCCGTTTCGTGGAGCGCACGATCTACCACGGTGAGATCAATTCCGAGTCGGGGCAGTTCCTCCCCGAGGATGTCATCCAATGA
- a CDS encoding XVIPCD domain-containing protein translates to MSGLNQKDIEILQQYASKGNRELYWNYLAQKEGSDGYGLLALGVVRNDNLPGQVANAYAQLQASDQHDRNPRLQNRTLTERQWEDFGQTLLDRDLERREYWMGARRPDLALNLPGRDVQVAHDKAFVQHGLDPNCWTPRILLEATRKNLSEDAAENVWKEMLNNDYRGTARAWNTAGHAYDAMPWGQATAYVAKLGVYELSMADQSLPTSNPNVIGIRSSYHEYDPKAGTWSHHTESGFPMQERNPRVLEGLNDTRDVRLEREEKATHFHPDDPYRQRIETPKVVLNDLPGQDPNTRLAALRPGDAHYPLYQQIREHVAALDAKHGRSFDETSERLTASLTALAVENKLDRADHVVLSQATAEGAAGRNVFVVQGNLHDPAQQRAAMATEMAVQTPVEQSLQRLDEAGLERQALAMQTEQRTQQNQQELEARSMRMG, encoded by the coding sequence ATGAGCGGCTTGAATCAGAAGGACATCGAAATCCTGCAGCAGTACGCCTCCAAGGGGAATCGGGAGCTGTACTGGAACTACCTGGCACAGAAGGAAGGCTCCGACGGCTATGGCCTGCTGGCACTGGGCGTGGTGCGCAACGACAACCTGCCCGGCCAGGTCGCCAACGCCTATGCCCAGCTCCAAGCCAGCGACCAGCACGACCGCAACCCCAGGCTGCAGAACCGCACGCTGACAGAGCGCCAGTGGGAGGACTTCGGCCAGACCCTGCTCGACCGGGACCTTGAGCGCCGCGAGTACTGGATGGGCGCACGCAGGCCAGACCTGGCGCTCAACCTGCCCGGCCGCGACGTGCAGGTTGCCCATGACAAAGCATTCGTCCAGCACGGGTTGGACCCGAACTGCTGGACCCCGCGCATCCTGCTGGAAGCCACCCGCAAGAACCTGAGCGAAGACGCTGCCGAGAACGTCTGGAAGGAGATGCTCAACAACGATTACCGGGGCACCGCGCGGGCGTGGAACACCGCCGGCCATGCCTACGACGCCATGCCGTGGGGCCAGGCCACCGCCTACGTGGCCAAGCTGGGCGTGTATGAGCTGAGCATGGCCGACCAGTCGCTGCCCACCAGCAACCCCAACGTCATCGGCATACGCAGCTCGTACCACGAGTATGACCCGAAGGCCGGCACTTGGTCGCACCACACCGAAAGCGGCTTCCCCATGCAGGAGCGAAACCCACGCGTACTGGAAGGGCTGAACGACACCCGCGATGTCCGGCTGGAGCGCGAGGAGAAAGCAACCCACTTCCACCCTGACGACCCGTACCGGCAGCGCATCGAGACCCCGAAGGTGGTGCTCAACGACCTGCCCGGCCAGGACCCGAACACCCGGCTGGCGGCACTGCGCCCCGGCGACGCGCATTATCCGCTCTACCAGCAGATACGCGAACACGTGGCCGCGCTGGACGCCAAACACGGGCGCAGCTTCGATGAAACCAGCGAACGGCTGACCGCCAGCCTCACCGCGCTGGCCGTGGAGAACAAGCTGGACCGGGCTGACCACGTGGTACTGAGCCAAGCCACCGCAGAGGGTGCGGCCGGCCGCAACGTGTTCGTGGTGCAGGGCAACCTGCATGACCCGGCACAGCAGCGCGCTGCCATGGCCACTGAAATGGCCGTGCAGACGCCGGTGGAACAATCGCTGCAGCGGCTGGATGAAGCAGGCCTGGAACGGCAGGCGCTGGCCATGCAGACCGAACAGCGCACGCAGCAGAACCAGCAGGAGCTGGAAGCCCGCAGCATGCGAATGGGGTGA
- a CDS encoding NYN domain-containing protein: MALPTQEASVALLIDCDNVPPEIAEFALQRAAQAGRVTVRRGYGNPNTINKGWEQVLVRQSFTSCLQFPYAPRKNSTDIALSLDALELLLDKRAQTFCLVTGDSDFAYLCRKLRERGATVYIAGDANCPEALRKACDQFFEWTPVAKPVAKPVTKVAGVAKPVAAPVAKVKKQAPKKPAANAPPPKHSPPFVVKAVEELVTSSPNGRVTLNALSEHIRLTQPTFKPGTYGHAKLVTMVKTYPLLKTHQDSKGHWTVSLAPKTTNGSTVKKALVV, from the coding sequence ATGGCCCTCCCCACCCAGGAAGCGTCCGTCGCCCTCCTGATTGATTGCGACAACGTGCCGCCGGAGATCGCCGAGTTCGCGCTGCAGCGAGCAGCACAGGCAGGGCGGGTGACAGTTCGCCGGGGCTACGGCAACCCGAACACGATCAACAAGGGGTGGGAACAGGTTCTGGTCCGGCAGTCGTTTACCAGCTGCCTGCAGTTCCCCTACGCGCCCAGGAAAAACAGCACCGACATCGCCTTGTCGCTGGACGCGCTTGAGCTTCTGTTGGACAAACGTGCACAGACCTTCTGCCTGGTCACCGGTGACAGCGACTTCGCCTACCTGTGCCGCAAGCTCAGGGAGCGTGGTGCAACCGTCTACATCGCGGGTGACGCCAATTGCCCGGAAGCACTGCGAAAGGCGTGCGATCAGTTCTTTGAGTGGACGCCAGTAGCAAAGCCCGTAGCGAAGCCTGTGACAAAGGTGGCAGGCGTGGCCAAGCCAGTCGCTGCGCCCGTGGCGAAGGTAAAGAAGCAGGCGCCGAAGAAGCCTGCTGCGAACGCACCCCCGCCCAAGCATAGCCCTCCATTCGTCGTGAAGGCAGTCGAGGAGTTGGTGACTTCCTCCCCCAATGGTCGGGTGACGTTGAACGCGCTGTCGGAACATATTCGGCTCACTCAACCGACCTTCAAACCGGGTACCTACGGTCACGCCAAGCTGGTGACCATGGTCAAGACGTACCCCTTGCTGAAAACCCATCAGGACTCCAAGGGCCACTGGACGGTTAGCTTGGCCCCAAAGACCACAAACGGATCGACCGTCAAAAAAGCGCTGGTCGTGTAG
- a CDS encoding Smlt3024 family type IV secretion system effector: MSGLTQNDIRILTSYADAGNRELYWNYLSQLPGADGYGTLALGVVRNDSLPGRVANSYAQDHARSQHDNGSRFPNADLSERQWEAFGQTLLKRDLELRNYWMGQNQPDKALNLPGKDVMRAHDRAFERHNLDPNCWTPRVLLQAALKESGPEKVEQIWTNMLDNNYLGATRVGRTGYDAIAQMGVVEGGQYLARLGATEATQLLEGRSATNPNVIGGNSYYAMYFESERKWTNVSTGGGHVSMREETNPSRIAELNDAREVRLERQQKATQFHEDDPYRTITRSPFTASIDGAPGDRHQAPTRLADIGPGHADYALVQQVREGVAAIDARQGRAPDENSERLTASVVALARQHGLERADHVLLSHQTADSPAGRNVFVVQGDPADPAHRRASMPTDVAVQTPVEQSLQRLEVVGQERQQQALAQTQQQEHNHHQTMRMG; this comes from the coding sequence ATGAGTGGATTGACCCAGAACGACATCCGAATCCTGACCAGCTACGCCGACGCGGGCAACCGCGAGCTGTACTGGAACTACCTTTCCCAGCTGCCGGGCGCCGATGGCTACGGAACGCTGGCGCTGGGCGTGGTGCGCAACGACAGCCTGCCCGGGCGGGTGGCAAACAGCTACGCGCAGGATCATGCACGGAGCCAGCACGACAATGGCTCTCGGTTTCCCAACGCGGACCTGAGCGAGCGGCAGTGGGAGGCCTTCGGCCAGACCCTGCTCAAGCGCGACCTGGAGCTGCGCAATTACTGGATGGGACAGAACCAGCCGGACAAGGCCCTGAACCTGCCCGGCAAGGACGTGATGCGCGCGCACGACCGCGCGTTCGAGCGCCACAACCTCGACCCCAACTGCTGGACACCCCGCGTGCTCCTGCAGGCTGCCCTGAAAGAGAGCGGCCCGGAGAAGGTCGAGCAGATCTGGACCAACATGCTGGACAACAACTATCTGGGCGCAACCCGCGTAGGCAGGACCGGCTATGACGCCATCGCCCAGATGGGCGTGGTGGAAGGCGGCCAGTACCTGGCCAGGCTGGGCGCCACCGAAGCCACCCAGCTGCTGGAAGGGCGCTCGGCCACCAACCCCAATGTCATTGGCGGCAACAGCTACTACGCCATGTACTTCGAGTCGGAACGGAAGTGGACGAACGTCAGCACCGGCGGCGGCCACGTTTCCATGCGGGAAGAGACCAACCCCAGCCGCATTGCCGAACTCAACGACGCCCGCGAGGTGCGCCTGGAGCGCCAGCAGAAGGCCACCCAGTTCCACGAAGATGACCCGTACCGCACCATCACCCGCAGCCCGTTCACGGCCTCGATAGACGGCGCGCCGGGGGACAGGCATCAAGCCCCCACCCGGCTGGCCGACATCGGCCCGGGCCATGCGGACTACGCCCTGGTGCAGCAGGTACGCGAAGGGGTGGCCGCCATCGACGCCAGGCAGGGCCGCGCCCCGGACGAGAACAGCGAACGGCTCACCGCCAGCGTGGTGGCACTGGCCCGCCAGCACGGGCTGGAGCGCGCCGACCACGTGCTGCTGAGCCACCAGACCGCCGACAGCCCCGCCGGGCGCAATGTGTTCGTGGTGCAGGGCGACCCTGCCGACCCGGCGCACCGCCGCGCCTCCATGCCCACGGATGTGGCCGTGCAGACGCCGGTGGAGCAATCGCTGCAGCGGCTGGAGGTGGTCGGCCAGGAGCGCCAGCAGCAGGCGCTGGCACAGACCCAGCAGCAGGAACACAACCACCACCAAACAATGCGCATGGGATAA
- a CDS encoding Smlt3025 familytype IV secretion system inhibitor, with amino-acid sequence MSVMSSGRCLTVALAVALSASACARTPPTEHKGTSNMSEATETGRTLNGHTYTDAPVDVKLGPNTFRIPANYLDSQIAPWPGDGVSLVIEWPDMNPTAPGARVDPRTNDFRKEIAVSIDYIDTAPIETSLERLSSNTAVTAEGSVERDNPKDRLDLRVAQPETMGLIPYAIDEAKMAAYSKAYQTRYGKPHTRNPGFEDDWYVARDPSGNLTTFIKCDSSTFREDGVQLKGDQVIQEQGAVAAGCIHYFTDVENKLSITLDYKRAFLKDWKRMEDAVRDLLARTKAR; translated from the coding sequence ATGAGCGTGATGTCATCCGGCCGGTGCCTGACAGTTGCACTCGCCGTCGCCCTGAGCGCCAGCGCCTGCGCACGGACGCCGCCCACCGAACACAAAGGGACTTCGAACATGTCGGAAGCAACTGAAACCGGTCGCACCCTCAACGGCCACACCTACACCGATGCACCGGTGGACGTGAAGCTGGGGCCGAATACCTTCCGCATTCCCGCCAACTACCTGGACAGCCAGATCGCGCCGTGGCCCGGCGACGGCGTCAGCCTCGTCATCGAGTGGCCGGACATGAATCCCACCGCCCCCGGCGCGCGTGTGGACCCGCGCACCAATGATTTCCGCAAGGAGATCGCCGTGTCCATCGACTACATCGATACCGCGCCCATTGAGACCTCGCTGGAACGGCTGTCGTCCAACACCGCGGTGACCGCGGAAGGCTCGGTCGAGCGGGACAACCCCAAGGATCGGCTGGATCTGCGTGTGGCCCAGCCAGAGACGATGGGGCTGATTCCCTATGCCATCGACGAAGCAAAGATGGCGGCTTATTCCAAGGCCTACCAGACGCGCTACGGCAAACCGCATACCCGCAACCCCGGTTTCGAGGATGACTGGTACGTGGCACGCGACCCCAGCGGCAACCTCACCACGTTCATCAAGTGCGACAGCAGCACGTTCCGCGAAGACGGCGTGCAACTCAAGGGTGACCAGGTCATCCAGGAGCAGGGCGCCGTTGCCGCTGGCTGCATCCACTACTTCACCGACGTGGAGAACAAGCTCTCCATCACCCTCGATTACAAGCGAGCCTTCCTGAAAGACTGGAAGCGCATGGAAGACGCGGTGCGGGATCTTCTGGCGCGCACCAAGGCCAGGTAA
- a CDS encoding Smlt3025 familytype IV secretion system inhibitor gives MSVMSSGRCLTVALAVALSASACVRTPPTEHKGISNMSEATETGRTLNGHTYTDAPVDVKLGPNTFRIPANYLDSQIAPWPGEGVSLVIEWPDMTPTPPGARANPRTNDFRKEIRILVDHIDRVPIETLLQRQVSNDAITVEGSLERNDPSSRLDLRVAQNEQLGLTPYAINDALMTEYARAYEAKYGHPHPRNPAYEDDWYIARDPAGQLSTFIKCDSRKHRPDGFEIKGKELVNTDSRTVASCTHYIVDTENSLSISLHYNRVFLKDWKAMEVAVRDVLNRFKVE, from the coding sequence ATGAGCGTGATGTCATCCGGCCGGTGCCTGACAGTTGCACTCGCCGTCGCCCTGAGCGCCAGCGCCTGCGTACGGACGCCGCCCACCGAACACAAAGGGATTTCGAACATGTCGGAAGCAACTGAAACCGGTCGCACCCTCAACGGCCACACCTACACCGATGCACCGGTGGACGTGAAGCTGGGGCCGAATACCTTCCGCATTCCCGCCAACTACCTGGACAGCCAGATCGCACCGTGGCCCGGCGAGGGCGTGAGCTTGGTGATCGAGTGGCCGGACATGACACCCACGCCCCCGGGCGCCCGCGCCAACCCCCGCACCAATGATTTCCGCAAGGAGATCCGGATTCTGGTTGACCACATCGACCGGGTGCCGATAGAGACCCTGCTGCAGCGCCAAGTGAGCAACGACGCCATCACGGTAGAAGGCTCATTGGAGCGGAACGACCCTTCCAGCCGACTTGACCTGCGTGTTGCCCAGAACGAGCAGCTGGGGCTGACCCCTTACGCCATCAACGATGCGCTGATGACCGAGTATGCGCGCGCCTACGAAGCAAAGTATGGGCATCCGCATCCGCGCAACCCCGCGTATGAAGATGACTGGTATATCGCCCGGGACCCAGCCGGCCAACTGAGTACCTTCATCAAGTGCGACAGCCGCAAGCATCGTCCAGATGGGTTTGAGATCAAGGGCAAGGAGCTGGTCAATACCGATTCAAGGACGGTTGCCAGCTGCACCCACTACATCGTGGATACCGAGAACAGCCTTTCAATCAGCCTGCACTACAACCGTGTGTTCCTCAAAGACTGGAAGGCCATGGAAGTGGCCGTACGGGACGTTTTGAACCGCTTCAAGGTCGAGTAG